The Chanodichthys erythropterus isolate Z2021 chromosome 14, ASM2448905v1, whole genome shotgun sequence genome window below encodes:
- the cytip gene encoding cytohesin-interacting protein, producing the protein MMTSNKNCKAPLKQLSSLDSYIIDSSQKKKSILWRRRSFNSAKSLNTEEIKGGTLSRSQLRRTHSTSLVDYTDPQRTVVILEKQDNEAFGFEVQTYGLKVKNSSMVEMCTFVCSVQDGSAAETAGLTAGDIILSVNGVSIEGSTHQHIIELIRDSINMLKLETVSGNVVKRIELEKKMRCLKQTLREKWVELQSLTLKERRLTGGNLNESAQHLSVDSVTSFSSPMGHSGQRFSSDSSCRSTMTDDSEDAAFMSPVFDDSSPFSPTEPNGGFFQLEGGTLRPLTRTRSISLTSSNSSLSPSWENSSSSVFGTLPRRGRRGSVRKHLLKFIPGLNHSVEEEEGS; encoded by the exons ATGATGACATCCAATAAAAACTGTAAAGCACCTTTAAAACAGCTGAGCAGCCTGGACAGCTACATAATCGACAGCTCTCAAAAGAAGAAAAGCATACTGTGGCGACGACGGTCTTTCAACAGTGCCAAAAGTTTGAATACTGAAGAAATCAAAGGCGGGACATTATCACGCAGTCAG CTGCGTAGAACACACTCAACATCTCTGGTGGATTATACTGATCCTCAGAG AACAGTGGTCATATTGGAGAAACAAGACAATGAAGCATTTGGATTTGAAGTCCAG ACATATGGTCTGAAGGTGAAGAACAGCAGTATGGTGGAGATGTGTACATTTGTGTGCAGTGTGCAGGATGGCAGTGCAGCCGAAACTGCAGGTTTGACTGCTG GTGACATCATATTGTCAGTAAATGGAGTCAGTATTGAGGGTTCTACCCACCAGCATATCATTGAGTTGATTCGAGACTCCATTAACATGCTAAA gttGGAGACAGTCAGCGGGAATGTTGTGAAGAGAATTGAATTAGAGAAAAAGATGCGCTGCCTCAAG CAAACTCTACGTGAGAAATGGGTGGAACTGCAATCTCTCACGCTTAAGGAAAGGCGTCTTACTGGAG GTAATCTGAATGAGAGTGCTCAGCATCTGTCTGTTGACTCTGTGACATCTTTTTCATCTCCAATGGGCCACTCTGGGCAGCGTTTTTCCAGTGACAGCAGTTGCCGCAGCACCATGACAGATGATAGTGAGGATGCCGCCTTCATGTCACCAGTATTTGATGACTCAAGTCCATTTAGCCCCACTGAGCCAAACGGCGGCTTCTTCCAGCTGGAGGGGGGCACGTTGCGACCCCTGACAAGAACACGCAGCATTAGCCTGACCAGCAGTAACAGTTCACTCTCCCCGAGCTGGGAAAATTCATCTTCATCTGTGTTTGGGACCCTGCCAAGGAGAGGCAGAAGAGGTAGTGTCCGCAAGCACCTTTTGAAGTTCATACCTGGACTGAATCACTCCGTAGAGGAAGAGGAGGGCAGCTGA